The window TCCGTGactctttattttgaaatgaaagagACTTTGCTCCATTACAGTGCTCTACAGTATATGTAAGCAGCTTTTTATAACCCTCAttttcaccagatgaagagttgtAAAGTTTTTGGATATGTAGTTTTTATAAATTttaccagatgaggtttattgatgaggaattAAAAATTAAGTATCTGTTATAGATTTTTACCAGTCTACCTCTAGTGGATATTTATGTAGCTTCCAAATAATTCCATGTCGTCTTGACATTGCTGTACGTAAACCTAATTGTTGGTTAACAGGTGAGGCATCATGGGAGCGTACAAGTACATGCAGGAGTTATGGAGGAAGAAGCAGTCAGATGTGATGAGGTTTCTGCTGCGCGTGAGGTGCTGGCAGTACCGGCAGCTGTCCTCCCTCCACCGAGCTCCTCGACCCACCAGACCTGATAAAGCCCGTAGGCTGGGATACAAGGCCAAACAGGGTGAGAACTTATGGGTCTtgaattgcagaggtttgacTATAAACTGTAGGCTGGGCTACAATGTGATGACATCTAAGAATGATTGTTGGATATATGGTCCAACCTGATCTGTATTTTAGGGAGAACCCTCTGCTATCTTGTATCATACTGTTTTCTACATTTTACTTTTAAGGATGGAATTTCAGACGAATGTTTGCAACTTAACTTTGTGGTCTTTTCCAAACAGGCTATGTTATCTACCGTATTCGTGTGCGCCGTGGAGGACGCAAGCGGCCCGTGCCCAAGGGTGCTACGTACGGCAAACCCGTGCACCATGGCATCAACCAGATCAAGTTTGCCCGCAGCCTTCAGTCAGTAGCTGAGGTATGTGAACCTCATCTCAGCCACCAAGATACATACATTTGGTGGAACAGTTGGATGGGATTTGGTAGAACAGATGAATGCTAAACTCTTAGTGCATCAGAAATGTAAATGTGGGATTGATGTCCAATGTGTTGCATCAGCACAAGTTTTTTCATCTAAATTTTAGTGGTGTAAAGTTCATGTTTTGGAGTTCAATGGATGTTACAGTCTAGTGGAGGTGTCAATCAATAGTTTTGTCTAACTCTGTTGGTGGACCACATGctacacaaatgttttttgcaGGATGGGAAGTTTAAATAAGTCAGGGggaaaaatagtttttgaaaGTACATCAGAAGGGAGTTAAGAGATGTGTGTCAAagggaaataaaaaatgtttttgcatccCTCAATACTTTAAAGATGTAAGGCTTTtattcagagaaaaaaataacTGTATTAATTAGAGAACCTTTTCCTTGACTGTACTGGAATtggaaaataatgttaacaaatttgaAGAGCTTTGTAGACCATCACCAGATATGAGCAACTGTATATTTGTGAAATGAAGGTCTAATGGGATGTAATGTCAGTCATGGGAAAACCTGGAAACATCGCTGAATTTTTAATTGAAGATCTGGAGCCCTGAAAAATTAATGGAAAGGAGTAGGGGTGTAGtggttctgtttaaaaaaaaaaagaaccgtATTGTTCACCCCCTATGTTCGATAAGCATTGGCACTGTGGTCGGTTCACCTAATGTTTAATGAAGCTTCTGGAGCACAAGTTTTGTTCAAGAAAACAAAGTGTCAAACAGACagttacaacctccgctaatgcacctgaatgtaTCTGTAGATGATACGCTCCTcctgtgtttcacgtgggtcaacttgatgacatcactgttctgaaAGCGTTGTGTGTTATTGAAAAAGTGGATAAAATGAAACGCTGAAGGGGAAGCCCCCTGCGTTTCCTTTCcaagaacattttctttttgcagtcaattacaacggCGATAGTCAAAAGacgtttacaaaacaggcactgtgtGCAGACATCGCTCGGCGCGAGTGCCGTATACTGGTAATATGTCAATAAAGCACGTGAGGGTTTATTTAAAACCTACAcgcaagttcttcctgtttcctcgcACGGCTGTAGTCTATCACGAGTGTCAATaatgcacaatattaggcaggtggtttaaatctTGTGGCGGACTCGTTTGACCAAATTGTTGAACTGTAATGTTTTGCTCCACTTATGTAACAATGTAATAACTTACAAGTTGTCAAATTTCTCCTGAACAGCGATGGGAAGAAACGAATGGACAAACGGGACTGCCTTTACTGTGGGCTTGTATTTTACTTTTCTCAGACTGGAATCTACAGTCTTGTGCCATCAGTGATATTtggattggtgctgttttagcaGCTTAGTAATTTGGTTTATGaagtat of the Xyrauchen texanus isolate HMW12.3.18 chromosome 10, RBS_HiC_50CHRs, whole genome shotgun sequence genome contains:
- the rpl15 gene encoding 60S ribosomal protein L15, which gives rise to MGAYKYMQELWRKKQSDVMRFLLRVRCWQYRQLSSLHRAPRPTRPDKARRLGYKAKQGYVIYRIRVRRGGRKRPVPKGATYGKPVHHGINQIKFARSLQSVAEERAGRHCGGLRVLNSYWVGEDSTYKFFEVILIDTFHKAIRRNPDTQWITKAVHKHREMRGLTSAGKKSRGLGKGHKFHLTIGGSRHAAWKRRNTLQLRRYR